Proteins co-encoded in one Quercus robur chromosome 8, dhQueRobu3.1, whole genome shotgun sequence genomic window:
- the LOC126695461 gene encoding uncharacterized protein LOC126695461, translating to MSSTGRAIVAASVGVVEAMKDQGICRWNFIIRSAQQHAKNNLRSISQTRNLSSSTSAMVSSKLRDEKMKQSEESLRRVMYLSCWGPN from the coding sequence ATGAGTTCAACAGGTAGAGCAATTGTGGCAGCCAGTGTTGGAGTTGTGGAAGCCATGAAAGACCAGGGGATCTGCAGGTGGAATTTTATCATAAGATCAGCGCAACAACATGCAAAGAATAATCTCAGGTCGATTTCCCAGACCAGGAACCTTTCTTCTTCAACTTCTGCTATGGTTTCAAGCAAATTAAGAGACGAGAAAATGAAACAGTCAGAAGAGTCTCTGAGGAGAGTCATGTACTTGAGTTGTTGGGGTCCCAATTGA